One Leptidea sinapis chromosome 38, ilLepSina1.1, whole genome shotgun sequence DNA window includes the following coding sequences:
- the LOC126975858 gene encoding protein Cep78 homolog, translating into MVGKGEVKSSRIFHQCYLKCCKLQNLTPLTSVIPSKNGKVLDFIVDRIKYVDWPPILNALSCDLSLHSVSIKCRQQVKTVLEQIDCERLAKTVNKRSVILTNFMLNNLVEAISQLLVNTTLLSSLMLEGLPMKIPYLNPICETILLNNSLQHLYLPRCLIGDAGCQAVCNAVRCLPNILTLDLSGCELTPLGVGYIAELVKYQKIHRYSENWVHTLRYRLPELDTMAGLRRITLCGNVQIGDVGAANILEVLADDLWIKALDLQNCGLSDEAGNAALQIMKSNTTLVVLDLRHNSISNEHLAQLRSSLRDNERGPSDLYAWLSSSHSGTSADGRSVKSVATKNGIVKERAPSNMRIALNKFTNKSGVVKKEKNYAEELEEQLQEEISHRQQLEELNQQLVEQMKELKHQQMQLWVNAAGSSGSDQSFQASSRSGDFSSSSGSTSSVPIDQNTLSYIQQAFKDIYAFIKNNQCQGQCTKEKQVDEKSSTSPEVSEVEDASEPHVSIVPKRAKSSHMKLADKRRKNKATKSEHVLNEIQYLTATNKVKPQMIERQMGDTHNAHAQENILKGILSGQDLKKENIHEGSSSPSRVVSDSSDTLVCSPRIRKPINPRDALYSSSDEDP; encoded by the exons atggtTGGCAAAGGGGAGGTGAAAAGCAGTCGTATCTTTCATCagtgttatttaaaatgttgtaaaCTGCAAAACCTCACCCCGTTGACCAGCGTAATACCTTCTAAAAATGGAAAAGTTTTGGACTTTATAGTTGATAGAATAAAGTATGTTGATTGGCCCCCTATTCTTAATGCTTTGAGTTGTGATCTCAGCCTTCATTCAGTGTCGATAAAATGTCGTCAGCAAGTTAAAACTG TATTGGAACAAATAGACTGCGAGCGATTAGCGAAGACTGTAAACAAGCGATCTGTTATTCTGACCAACTTTATGTTAAACAACCTGGTGGAAGCTATCTCGCAGCTGCTGGTGAATACCACGTTACTGTCGTCTTTGATGCTCGAAGGACTTCCCATGAAGATACCGTACTTGAATCCTATTTGTGAG ACAATATTATTGAACAACTCGTTGCAACATCTCTACTTGCCACGCTGCCTCATCGGCGACGCTGGCTGCCAGGCTGTGTGCAACGCCGTGCGCTGTCTGCCCAACATCCTCACCCTGGACTTGAGCGGCTGCGAACTCACGCCACTAGGCGTCGGCTACATTGCGGAGCTGGTTAAG TATCAAAAGATCCACCGCTACAGCGAAAACTGGGTGCATACCTTACGGTATCGGCTACCAGAGTTGGATACGATGGCGGGACTGCGACGCATTACGCTGTGTGGTAACGTACAGATTGGTGACGTCGGCGCCGCGAACATACTGGAAGTGTTGGCTGATGACTTGTGGATCAAAG CTTTAGATCTTCAGAACTGTGGGTTGTCAGACGAGGCCGGGAACGCGGCGCTCCAGATAATGAAGTCGAACACAACGCTGGTGGTCCTCGACTTGCGACACAATTCCATATCTAATGAGCACCTGGCACAGCTGCGATCTTCTCTAAGAGACAACGAGAGAGGTCCTAGTGATCTG TACGCCTGGCTCTCGTCAAGTCACAGTGGCACTTCAGCGGATGGCAGATCTGTTAAATCTGTAGCAACTAA AAACGGAATCGTAAAGGAACGAGCTCCGTCGAATATGCGAATTGCGCTGAATAAATTCACTAATAAATCTGGCGTAGTCAAGAAAGAAAA GAATTACGCGGAAGAGTTGGAGGAACAGCTTCAGGAGGAGATATCGCACCGCCAGCAGTTGGAGGAGCTCAACCAGCAGCTCGTGGAGCAGATGAAAGAACTCAAACACCAGCAGATGCAGCTTTGGGTTAACGCGGCTGGCTCTTCCG GTTCGGATCAATCATTCCAAGCGAGTTCAAGGTCCGGCGACTTTTCGAGCAGTTCAGGATCAACCAGCTCTGTGCCCATCGACCAGAACACACTGTCCTACATACAGCAGGCGTTCAAGGATATATACGCTTTTATAAAGAATAACCAGTGTCAAGg GCAATGTACAAAAGAGAAGCAGGTTGATGAGAAATCATCAACATCACCCGAAGTCAGTGAAGTGGAAGACGCAAGCGAACCGCACGTGAGCATCGTGCCCAAGAGAGCCAAGAGCTCGCACATGAAGCTGGCTGACAAGAGAAGGAAAAACAAGGCCACGAAATCTGAGCACGTTCTTAACGAGATACAATACCTCACGGCGACAAATAAAGTG AAACCACAAATGATAGAACGGCAAATGGGTGACACTCACAATGCGCACGCAcaagaaaacattttaaaagGAATTTTATCAGGGCAGGATTTGAAGAAG